In the bacterium genome, one interval contains:
- a CDS encoding helix-turn-helix transcriptional regulator, which produces MVHGREESQRILFLCPQAEANPTELCLALFGSQILMHRLQQGESTEALASAGFIFVYAAETPNALRNVLARYKQMTNAPVLVSQKSNVVKTAHFVTEFLNRVTAPAFSQGRTLADNPGAGMSVGAMDPAMMPLSGDEDLWTDALPEIVLVDEEGNTVHASHNLQDYRAEYACRYVLAHFSENINRDKMAETVNLSPGYFSNLFRSEVGMSFSDYLIQVRVENAKSLLRRFDLSVDAISRKCGFNSLAHFSRTFKDRCGLSPLKYRKSPHATA; this is translated from the coding sequence ATGGTCCACGGGCGGGAGGAGAGTCAGCGGATTCTCTTTCTCTGCCCGCAGGCCGAGGCCAACCCGACGGAGTTGTGCCTGGCCCTGTTCGGCTCCCAGATCCTGATGCACAGGTTGCAGCAGGGTGAATCGACGGAAGCCCTGGCTTCCGCCGGGTTCATCTTCGTGTACGCGGCCGAGACGCCCAATGCATTGCGGAACGTCCTGGCCCGTTACAAGCAGATGACCAACGCCCCGGTTCTGGTGTCCCAGAAGTCCAACGTGGTCAAGACGGCCCATTTCGTGACGGAATTCCTGAACCGGGTGACGGCTCCCGCCTTCAGCCAAGGGCGGACCCTGGCCGACAACCCCGGTGCGGGCATGTCCGTGGGCGCGATGGACCCGGCCATGATGCCCCTTTCGGGCGACGAGGACCTGTGGACCGACGCGCTGCCCGAGATCGTCCTCGTGGACGAGGAAGGCAACACGGTGCACGCGTCGCACAACCTGCAGGATTATCGGGCCGAGTACGCCTGCCGCTATGTGCTGGCGCATTTCTCGGAGAACATCAATCGCGACAAGATGGCCGAGACGGTCAACCTGTCGCCCGGCTACTTCTCGAACCTGTTCCGGTCCGAAGTGGGCATGAGCTTCTCGGACTACCTGATCCAGGTGCGGGTCGAGAACGCCAAGAGCCTGCTCCGGCGGTTCGACCTCTCGGTCGATGCGATCAGCCGCAAGTGCGGGTTCAACAGCCTGGCCCACTTCTCGCGGACCTTCAAGGACCGCTGCGGCCTTTCGCCGCTGAAGTACCGCAAGAGCCCCCACGCCACGGCGTGA
- a CDS encoding ABC-F family ATP-binding cassette domain-containing protein, with the protein MALLSLQDAHFDYGREKILRGANLALQPGVKCALVGANGAGKTTLLALMTGELALHGGVRQLRGKVEVRHLRQESELGAVPGGGADAGTGLRAVVAAHAFTRERELEHRLEVLNGEIAAAAAADQAALVVEQGRLQEEFERLDGYTMTARLESALRGVGLRPATWDTPVDRLSGGERRRAALAQVLLSRADLLLLDEPTNHLDLDSCEWLEGFLATYPGAAVIVSHDRHFLDRVTTRTLHLDRGRVVSYSGNYTFFDAQSTLRFEQDLAAWERQQAKIRQTEEYIRRNIEGQKTKQAQSRRKQLEKEELLERPSTEPGQFRFRLEPVRPSGGTVLETAGLGKRYGERTLLHDLDLHVSRGDRVGIIGPNGCGKSTLLKMMAGRVVPDAGTVVTGHNVDLGYYDQDLSGVSDHNTVLAEMMAVDPRATIGEHRSFLGAFGFGEDLFDRQVSALSGGERGRLSLLRLIKEGHNTLLLDEPTNHLDIRSRESLEAALREFDGTMVVVSHDRRFLDKIVDRLVVFPSPEEATDGTVRVFDGNWADWVWKRGQERQDAAPAAARPAAKAGATPSAPAAGERGGALSKNERQRRQQWIAAAEEAIVALETEQETVLAAMGRPDLDNERRVELGRRCTEIEQEIAGHLADWETWSLELEAGREVDGT; encoded by the coding sequence TTGGCCCTGCTTTCGCTCCAGGACGCCCACTTCGACTACGGGCGCGAGAAGATCCTGCGCGGGGCCAACCTCGCCCTGCAGCCGGGGGTGAAGTGCGCCCTGGTCGGGGCCAACGGCGCGGGCAAGACCACGCTGCTGGCCCTGATGACGGGTGAACTCGCGCTGCACGGCGGCGTGCGCCAGTTGCGGGGCAAGGTCGAGGTGCGGCACCTGCGGCAGGAGTCGGAGCTGGGCGCGGTGCCGGGCGGCGGCGCGGATGCCGGCACCGGCCTGCGTGCCGTCGTGGCCGCCCACGCCTTCACCCGCGAACGGGAACTCGAGCACCGGCTCGAGGTGCTGAACGGCGAGATCGCCGCGGCCGCTGCCGCCGACCAGGCTGCGCTCGTGGTCGAACAGGGGCGCCTGCAGGAGGAGTTCGAGCGCCTCGACGGCTACACCATGACCGCGCGGCTCGAGTCGGCCCTGCGCGGCGTGGGCCTGCGGCCCGCCACCTGGGACACGCCCGTCGACCGGCTCAGCGGCGGCGAACGGCGGCGTGCCGCCCTGGCCCAGGTGCTGCTCAGCCGCGCCGACCTGCTGCTCCTCGACGAGCCCACCAACCACCTCGACCTCGACTCGTGCGAGTGGCTCGAAGGCTTCCTGGCGACGTACCCGGGGGCGGCCGTCATCGTCTCCCACGACCGGCACTTCCTCGACCGCGTCACCACCCGCACCCTGCATCTGGACCGCGGCCGCGTGGTGAGCTACTCGGGCAACTACACCTTCTTCGACGCCCAGAGCACCCTGCGTTTCGAGCAGGACCTCGCCGCCTGGGAACGCCAGCAGGCGAAGATCCGCCAGACCGAGGAGTACATCCGGCGCAACATCGAGGGCCAGAAGACGAAGCAGGCCCAGTCGCGGCGCAAGCAGCTCGAGAAGGAGGAGCTGCTCGAACGGCCCTCGACCGAGCCGGGCCAGTTCCGCTTCCGCCTCGAGCCGGTGCGTCCGAGCGGCGGCACGGTGCTGGAAACGGCGGGCCTCGGCAAGCGGTACGGCGAGCGCACGCTGCTGCACGACCTCGACCTGCACGTGTCGCGCGGCGACCGGGTGGGCATCATCGGGCCCAACGGCTGCGGCAAGTCGACCCTGCTGAAGATGATGGCCGGGCGCGTGGTGCCCGACGCCGGCACCGTCGTGACCGGACACAACGTCGACCTGGGCTACTACGACCAGGACCTGAGCGGCGTCTCGGACCACAACACGGTCCTGGCCGAGATGATGGCCGTCGACCCGCGGGCGACCATCGGCGAGCACCGCTCGTTCCTCGGCGCCTTCGGCTTCGGCGAGGACCTCTTCGACCGGCAGGTGAGTGCCCTGAGCGGGGGCGAGCGCGGCCGGTTGTCCCTGCTGCGGCTCATCAAGGAGGGGCACAACACCCTGCTCCTGGACGAGCCCACCAACCACCTGGACATCCGCAGCCGCGAGTCCCTCGAGGCGGCCCTGCGGGAATTCGACGGCACCATGGTCGTCGTCTCCCACGACCGGCGCTTCCTCGACAAGATCGTCGACCGGCTGGTGGTGTTCCCGTCGCCGGAGGAGGCGACCGACGGCACCGTGCGGGTCTTCGACGGCAACTGGGCCGACTGGGTGTGGAAGCGGGGCCAGGAGCGGCAGGACGCCGCACCGGCGGCCGCGAGACCGGCGGCGAAGGCGGGGGCGACCCCGTCAGCCCCGGCCGCGGGCGAACGCGGCGGGGCCCTGAGCAAGAACGAGCGGCAGCGGCGCCAGCAGTGGATCGCCGCCGCCGAAGAAGCTATCGTGGCGCTCGAGACCGAGCAGGAAACGGTGCTGGCCGCCATGGGCCGCCCCGACCTGGACAACGAGCGCCGGGTCGAGCTGGGCCGCCGCTGCACCGAGATCGAGCAGGAGATCGCCGGCCACCTGGCCGACTGGGAAACGTGGAGCCTCGAACTCGAGGCCGGCCGGGAGGTCGACGGCACGTGA
- the hflX gene encoding GTPase HflX: MSTRQKEVAGFVTERPRERAVIVGVHLPDAWAGGLGGEADLPELAQLVDTAGADVVGEVEQRRHRPAPATFLGKGKLEELKELVGETEATLVVFDNDLSPAQGRNLEKLLDVNVLDRTELILDIFANHADSRQARLQVELAQLQYLLPRLTRLWSHLERQAGGIGTRGPGETQLETDRRLLNRRIAALQRSLKEVETTRQTQVRSRDNVFKAALVGYTNAGKSTLMNAITDADVYVKDQLFATLDATTRRVETDERRRFLLTDTVGFIRRLPHHLVESFKATLQEVRDADLMVHVVDAGHEDPEHQIASVNAVLRDIVPAEKATLMVFNKMDLVDRELVANRFGRAYPGAVFVSARDADGPAAVRDAILARVLGGEMIRTVRVPLRNLGCLGRFHRTGSVLEQEFEGTACRVTLRLSEEEFNRLVSREGAEPVDDGAPGAPA; encoded by the coding sequence GTGAGCACCCGCCAGAAGGAAGTCGCCGGCTTCGTCACCGAGCGGCCGCGCGAGCGCGCGGTCATCGTCGGCGTGCACCTGCCCGACGCCTGGGCCGGCGGCCTGGGCGGCGAGGCCGACCTGCCCGAGCTGGCCCAGCTGGTCGACACGGCGGGAGCCGACGTGGTGGGGGAGGTCGAGCAGCGGCGGCACCGTCCGGCGCCGGCCACCTTCCTGGGCAAGGGCAAGCTCGAGGAACTGAAGGAGCTCGTGGGCGAGACCGAGGCCACCCTCGTCGTCTTCGACAACGACCTCTCGCCCGCCCAGGGCCGCAACCTCGAGAAGCTCCTCGACGTGAACGTGCTCGACCGCACCGAGCTCATCCTGGACATCTTCGCCAACCACGCCGACTCGCGGCAGGCCCGGCTGCAGGTGGAGCTGGCCCAGCTGCAGTACCTGCTGCCCCGCCTGACCCGGCTGTGGTCGCACCTCGAGCGGCAGGCCGGCGGCATCGGCACCCGCGGACCCGGCGAGACCCAGCTCGAGACCGACCGGCGGCTGCTGAACCGGCGCATCGCGGCGCTGCAGCGGTCGCTGAAGGAGGTCGAGACCACGCGGCAGACCCAGGTGCGGTCGCGCGACAACGTCTTCAAGGCGGCGCTGGTGGGCTACACCAACGCGGGCAAGTCGACCCTCATGAACGCCATCACCGACGCCGACGTGTACGTGAAGGACCAGCTCTTCGCGACCCTCGACGCCACGACGCGCCGCGTCGAGACCGACGAGCGGCGGCGCTTCCTGCTGACCGACACCGTCGGCTTCATCCGCCGCCTGCCGCACCACCTGGTCGAGAGCTTCAAGGCCACCCTGCAGGAGGTGCGCGACGCCGACCTCATGGTGCACGTGGTCGACGCGGGCCACGAGGACCCGGAGCACCAGATCGCCTCGGTGAACGCGGTGCTGCGCGACATCGTGCCGGCCGAGAAGGCCACGCTGATGGTCTTCAACAAGATGGACCTCGTCGACCGCGAGCTCGTGGCCAACCGGTTCGGGCGCGCCTATCCGGGCGCCGTGTTCGTGTCGGCCCGCGACGCCGACGGCCCGGCCGCGGTGCGCGACGCCATCCTGGCCCGCGTGCTCGGCGGCGAGATGATCCGCACGGTGCGCGTGCCCCTGCGCAACCTGGGCTGCCTCGGCCGCTTCCACCGCACCGGCTCGGTGCTGGAGCAGGAGTTCGAGGGGACGGCGTGCCGGGTGACGCTGCGCCTCTCGGAGGAGGAGTTCAACCGGCTGGTCTCCCGCGAGGGGGCCGAGCCGGTCGACGACGGCGCGCCGGGCGCCCCGGCCTGA
- a CDS encoding GspH/FimT family pseudopilin: MLLPTLAPGGRARQKMPSRRGFTMAEMMVIIVIVGIMATVAAPPLFRYVQSNRLQTGVDRLAADLQYARSLSIANSQILRFSADNAGYQLTNPNSGVVIRQRDFEHGVALDLDVTADFYPWGMADARVFNITNGSGTRQVNLLPTGIVEVH, translated from the coding sequence ATGTTGTTGCCCACGCTGGCACCCGGCGGCCGCGCCCGGCAGAAAATGCCGTCGCGCCGCGGTTTCACCATGGCCGAGATGATGGTCATCATCGTCATCGTCGGCATCATGGCGACCGTCGCCGCCCCGCCGCTTTTCCGCTACGTGCAGTCGAACCGGCTGCAGACCGGCGTCGACCGTCTGGCCGCCGACCTGCAGTACGCCCGGTCGCTGTCCATCGCCAACAGCCAGATCCTGCGCTTCTCCGCCGACAACGCCGGCTACCAGCTGACCAACCCCAACTCGGGAGTGGTCATCCGGCAGCGCGACTTCGAGCACGGCGTCGCGCTCGACCTGGACGTGACCGCGGACTTCTACCCGTGGGGGATGGCCGACGCGCGCGTCTTCAACATCACGAACGGATCCGGCACCCGGCAGGTGAACCTGCTGCCCACCGGCATCGTGGAGGTGCACTGA
- a CDS encoding prepilin-type N-terminal cleavage/methylation domain-containing protein → MLRKLNRQWRRCLARGRVPGREGFTLVEILMVLLILSVGIIPVAMIQHRARREVTESDKYTEGIIVAQTQLERIKGMGFGAAAPDSGDVGNVRWVAQINNVAFGLDRVVVTATWQNEGAQESLTVTDLMSMR, encoded by the coding sequence ATGCTGCGCAAGCTGAACCGCCAATGGCGCCGCTGCCTGGCCCGGGGCCGCGTCCCGGGTCGCGAGGGCTTCACCCTCGTCGAGATCCTGATGGTGCTGCTCATCCTCTCGGTGGGGATCATTCCCGTCGCGATGATCCAGCACCGGGCCCGTCGCGAGGTGACCGAATCGGACAAGTACACCGAGGGGATCATCGTCGCCCAGACCCAGCTCGAGCGCATCAAGGGGATGGGTTTCGGCGCCGCCGCCCCGGACAGCGGCGACGTCGGCAACGTGCGCTGGGTCGCCCAGATCAACAACGTCGCCTTCGGGCTGGACCGCGTCGTCGTGACGGCGACCTGGCAGAACGAAGGGGCCCAGGAATCGCTGACCGTGACCGACCTCATGTCGATGCGCTAG
- a CDS encoding prepilin-type N-terminal cleavage/methylation domain-containing protein produces MMNTLRRILAGPDRRGLTLIELMVSLSMFGIVVGVVFGFMVNARDSYSSTREKVQYQQGMRAVISLMTRELRSTGCDPTSAGFEAFGIATTTALQCRADLNGDGDVTDVGPDETVTYAYNAGTGELVRADGFAAMTILRGLNDVRFTYYDQAGAVLAAVPLSALDRAAVRFVEVTLDGLSDRGEPVNYTARIALRNS; encoded by the coding sequence ATGATGAACACCTTGCGCAGGATCCTGGCCGGCCCGGACCGCCGCGGCCTGACCCTGATCGAGCTGATGGTCTCGCTGTCGATGTTCGGCATCGTCGTGGGCGTCGTGTTCGGCTTCATGGTCAACGCCCGGGACAGCTACTCGAGCACGCGGGAGAAGGTGCAGTACCAGCAGGGCATGCGCGCGGTCATCAGCCTGATGACCCGCGAGCTGCGCTCGACGGGATGCGACCCGACCAGCGCCGGCTTCGAGGCCTTCGGCATCGCCACCACGACGGCCCTGCAGTGCCGCGCCGACCTGAACGGCGACGGCGACGTGACCGACGTGGGCCCCGACGAGACGGTGACCTACGCCTACAACGCCGGCACGGGCGAGCTCGTGCGGGCCGACGGCTTCGCCGCGATGACGATCCTGCGGGGCCTGAACGACGTGCGCTTCACCTACTACGACCAGGCCGGCGCCGTGCTCGCGGCGGTGCCCCTGAGCGCCCTCGACCGCGCCGCCGTGCGCTTCGTGGAAGTGACCCTCGACGGCCTGAGCGACCGGGGGGAACCGGTCAACTACACCGCGCGCATCGCCCTGCGCAACAGCTAG